A window from Lentimicrobium sp. L6 encodes these proteins:
- the nrfD gene encoding NrfD/PsrC family molybdoenzyme membrane anchor subunit translates to MSESLSKEQAKKLVDKYAEDAIRPMKNHKGFLPWMGFLGLVMVVFGYAYYIQLTEGLGVTAMRDYVSWGLYISNFVFFVAVSLVGMLVSAVLGLAGQKWVKPITRVSEIIALGFVMVAGLVIITDMGRPDRFLNLFLHGRLQSPIVWDVTVITTYVAISTLLFILPLIPDLAFIKKKMKDMPVWQYQLYNILSLGWIGTPEQYKILHKSIRMLSIIIIPVAMAIHTVTSWLFASTLRIGWDTTVFGPYFVAGAFVAGTAAVIIVMYILRSNYKLQDYFTDHHFDMMGRLLVLVSLLYAYFNINEFLVPAYKMKTGEAVHLHTLFQGAYAGLFWVVQIIGMGLPIFFMIFKHWRKPNNLTFIAVIVLIGAFLKRIIIVVPTLLHPHLPIQNVPDEFHKYMPTWIEVAVTAGAFAMALMIITILLKIFPVIPMWELAEEKGITEEFEKYD, encoded by the coding sequence ATGTCTGAATCTTTATCAAAAGAACAAGCCAAGAAATTGGTTGATAAGTATGCTGAAGATGCTATCAGACCCATGAAGAACCATAAGGGATTTTTACCTTGGATGGGATTCTTGGGATTGGTAATGGTGGTCTTTGGCTATGCCTATTATATTCAGCTTACTGAAGGATTAGGTGTAACAGCCATGCGCGATTATGTGAGTTGGGGATTGTACATTTCCAATTTTGTATTCTTTGTTGCTGTGAGTTTGGTTGGAATGCTAGTGAGTGCAGTTTTAGGATTAGCAGGGCAAAAATGGGTAAAGCCTATCACTAGAGTTTCCGAAATTATTGCTTTAGGATTTGTAATGGTAGCCGGTTTGGTTATTATCACAGATATGGGTCGTCCGGATAGGTTTTTAAATCTATTCCTTCACGGAAGACTACAATCTCCTATTGTTTGGGATGTTACAGTAATTACAACTTATGTAGCTATTAGCACCCTCCTCTTTATTTTACCTTTAATTCCTGATTTAGCTTTTATCAAAAAGAAAATGAAGGATATGCCTGTTTGGCAATATCAATTGTATAATATCCTTAGTTTAGGTTGGATTGGTACTCCAGAGCAATATAAAATTCTTCATAAGAGTATTAGAATGCTAAGTATCATCATCATACCAGTAGCTATGGCTATTCATACGGTAACATCTTGGCTATTTGCATCTACTTTGCGAATTGGCTGGGACACTACTGTTTTTGGTCCTTATTTCGTAGCTGGAGCTTTTGTAGCAGGAACAGCAGCCGTCATTATTGTGATGTATATTCTTCGTTCTAATTACAAACTTCAAGACTATTTTACGGATCATCATTTTGATATGATGGGTAGATTATTAGTATTGGTTTCTTTATTGTATGCTTATTTCAATATTAATGAATTCTTAGTTCCTGCTTATAAAATGAAGACTGGTGAAGCCGTTCATTTGCATACTCTTTTCCAAGGAGCCTATGCTGGCTTATTTTGGGTGGTTCAAATCATTGGAATGGGATTACCCATTTTCTTTATGATATTTAAACATTGGAGAAAGCCAAATAACTTAACATTTATTGCAGTCATTGTTCTTATTGGAGCATTTCTAAAAAGAATTATCATTGTTGTTCCTACTTTACTTCATCCACATTTGCCTATCCAAAATGTGCCTGATGAATTCCATAAATACATGCCTACTTGGATTGAAGTGGCAGTTACAGCTGGAGCTTTTGCAATGGCTCTAATGATCATTACCATTCTTCTTAAGATTTTCCCTGTCATTCCAATGTGGGAATTAGCCGAAGAAAAAGGAATTACTGAAGAATTTGAAAAATATGATTAG
- a CDS encoding ABC transporter permease: protein MLPFILKRLLYGFWVLLGVATLVFFLFNILPGDPARMMLGQRADIASVEAINKELGRDKSIYIQYLNFLHDLSPIGIKEKTEESAGFQISPNIKNHHLQIKPPYLRKSFQSNREVTSILTEAFPKTLLLAAVSMGFALVVGVFLGMVNIVYPNKFLNSFIFGLSVFGMSLPSFFASILMAWLFAFVLADYTGLNLFGSLYEVDDLGNGKHLALKNLILPAITLGIRPLAIITELTSSSLKEVLAKDYIRTARAKGLTEWQILRKHALKNALNPIITTISGWFASLLAGAVFVEYVFDWKGMGLVIVNSLEKYDFPVLMGSVLFVAVLLILVNIVVDILYRVIDPRVELET, encoded by the coding sequence GTGCTGCCTTTTATTCTCAAAAGACTCCTCTATGGATTTTGGGTACTACTTGGCGTAGCTACTTTGGTGTTCTTCTTATTTAATATTTTACCTGGTGATCCTGCTAGAATGATGTTGGGGCAAAGAGCAGATATCGCATCGGTAGAAGCTATCAACAAAGAACTAGGGAGGGACAAATCCATCTATATTCAATATCTCAATTTCTTACACGACTTATCGCCTATCGGAATAAAAGAAAAAACGGAGGAGTCTGCAGGATTTCAAATTTCACCAAACATCAAGAACCATCATCTTCAAATAAAACCACCCTACTTGCGAAAAAGCTTTCAGAGCAACAGAGAGGTAACGAGTATTTTAACAGAAGCTTTTCCGAAAACCTTATTACTAGCAGCCGTATCCATGGGGTTTGCCTTAGTTGTTGGGGTGTTCCTAGGGATGGTCAACATTGTATATCCAAATAAATTTTTAAATTCCTTCATATTTGGTTTGAGCGTATTCGGTATGTCGTTACCCAGCTTTTTTGCCAGTATCTTAATGGCTTGGCTTTTTGCTTTTGTATTGGCCGATTATACCGGTTTAAACTTGTTCGGCTCCCTTTATGAAGTTGACGATTTGGGCAATGGCAAACATCTGGCACTCAAAAACCTGATTCTTCCAGCAATCACCCTAGGCATTCGACCACTAGCCATTATTACAGAATTAACTTCCTCTAGCTTGAAAGAAGTTTTAGCAAAAGACTATATCCGAACTGCACGAGCTAAAGGTCTTACAGAATGGCAAATCCTTAGAAAACACGCCCTAAAAAATGCGCTAAATCCTATTATCACAACCATTTCCGGATGGTTTGCCTCACTTTTGGCAGGTGCTGTTTTTGTAGAATACGTTTTCGATTGGAAAGGAATGGGACTTGTTATCGTTAATTCGCTTGAGAAATACGATTTTCCTGTTCTCATGGGCTCAGTACTTTTTGTGGCCGTTCTCCTCATTCTTGTGAACATAGTAGTAGATATCCTTTATCGAGTAATCGATCCTAGAGTGGAACTGGAAACTTAA
- a CDS encoding 7-carboxy-7-deazaguanine synthase QueE, producing MTKEQEDILLDEGKMLPLMEEFYTIQGEGANTGQAAYFIRIGGCDVGCKWCDVKESWNRKMHPPTLTDDIVKNAAAQPAKAVVVTGGEPLMNNLDYLCAELKKNNVTRYLESSGAHPYSGEWEWICVSPKKKSPPVESVYSRASELKVVIETEEDFAWAEANAKLVNSDCLLFLQPEWSKADQMMHAITEYVMKNPQWNISIQSHKYMKIP from the coding sequence ATGACAAAAGAACAAGAGGATATATTGTTAGATGAGGGAAAAATGCTTCCATTAATGGAAGAATTTTATACCATACAAGGAGAGGGAGCCAATACAGGACAAGCCGCTTACTTTATCAGAATTGGAGGTTGTGACGTGGGCTGTAAATGGTGTGATGTGAAAGAGAGTTGGAATCGAAAGATGCATCCTCCTACCCTTACTGATGATATTGTAAAAAATGCTGCTGCTCAGCCCGCAAAGGCAGTTGTGGTTACTGGTGGTGAACCGTTAATGAACAACTTGGACTACCTATGTGCAGAATTGAAAAAAAATAATGTGACACGCTATTTAGAAAGTAGTGGCGCTCACCCCTATTCTGGTGAATGGGAATGGATATGCGTTTCACCAAAGAAAAAATCACCACCGGTGGAGTCTGTTTACTCCAGAGCCAGTGAATTAAAAGTAGTTATTGAAACCGAAGAAGACTTTGCTTGGGCCGAAGCCAATGCTAAACTCGTAAACTCAGATTGCCTTTTATTCCTTCAACCAGAATGGAGTAAAGCAGATCAAATGATGCATGCGATAACAGAATATGTAATGAAGAATCCTCAATGGAATATCTCTATTCAAAGCCACAAATACATGAAAATTCCATAA
- a CDS encoding 4Fe-4S dicluster domain-containing protein — translation MSDNNSNPKSRRDFLKIGSLIGIGAVAAGAAGYAGFAAQDGKEGHGGEAESALSDSEKKIKVLTEDGQLAEIKASELSPVQKDQYTSALQEQGREGIPGKHWVMVIDLARCRNVRACMASCQNAHHLREEQHHINVLRMQESEHTEPYFMPKPCFHCDNPPCTKVCPVDATFKRQDGIVLIDNERCIGCRFCIAACPYSARVFNWFEPKNHEEDEDLLYNVELNVPQKKGTISKCLFSADRLREGKLPYCVSACPNGVYYFGDLNEDAVTNGTSGETTRFSELIRKNAGYTLLPELGTKPNVYYLPPKNRMFPFEYNGKTTLEDEHHV, via the coding sequence ATGTCAGATAATAATTCAAACCCCAAATCAAGGAGAGATTTCCTGAAAATCGGCTCTTTAATTGGGATTGGTGCGGTGGCAGCCGGAGCAGCGGGATATGCTGGCTTTGCCGCTCAAGATGGTAAAGAAGGACATGGTGGCGAAGCTGAGTCTGCTTTATCGGATTCCGAAAAAAAGATTAAAGTGCTGACTGAAGATGGTCAGTTGGCAGAAATTAAAGCCAGTGAACTAAGTCCTGTTCAAAAGGATCAATATACATCAGCTTTACAAGAACAAGGTCGCGAAGGAATCCCAGGTAAGCATTGGGTGATGGTGATAGACTTAGCTCGTTGTAGAAACGTAAGAGCATGTATGGCTTCTTGCCAAAATGCACACCATTTGCGTGAAGAGCAACATCACATCAATGTATTGCGTATGCAAGAATCGGAGCATACAGAGCCATATTTCATGCCCAAGCCTTGTTTCCATTGTGACAACCCTCCATGCACTAAGGTTTGTCCTGTTGATGCTACTTTTAAACGCCAAGATGGAATTGTTTTAATTGATAATGAAAGATGTATAGGTTGCCGTTTCTGTATAGCAGCTTGTCCTTATTCTGCAAGGGTTTTCAACTGGTTTGAGCCTAAGAATCACGAAGAGGATGAAGATTTGCTTTATAATGTCGAGCTTAATGTTCCACAAAAAAAAGGAACTATTTCAAAATGTTTATTTAGTGCCGACCGCTTAAGAGAAGGAAAACTTCCTTATTGTGTTTCCGCATGTCCCAATGGAGTTTATTATTTTGGTGATTTAAATGAGGATGCTGTTACCAATGGTACCTCAGGAGAAACCACTCGTTTTAGCGAATTGATTCGTAAAAATGCAGGATATACGCTACTCCCAGAATTAGGAACTAAACCAAACGTGTATTATTTACCACCAAAAAACAGAATGTTTCCATTCGAATATAATGGTAAAACCACTTTGGAAGACGAACATCACGTTTAA
- the ffh gene encoding signal recognition particle protein — MFEGLNDRLERSFKILKGQGKISEINVAETIKEIRKALLEADVSYKIAKTFTANVKDKALGLDVLNAVSPKQLMVKIVHDELAELMGGTATELNIDNNPAVILMAGLQGSGKTTHTAKLAHYLKTKKGKKPLMVACDVYRPAAIEQLKVLGGEIGVDVYTEEDNKNPVDIARNAVKRAHESSYNVVLVDTAGRLAIDEQMMKEISEIKKAIKPHDTLFVVDSMTGQDAVNTAKAFNDQLNFDGVILTKLDGDTRGGAALTIRSVVTKPIKFVGIGEKMDALDVFHPSRMADRILGMGDIVSLVERAQEQFDEEEAKKLQKKIAKNQFNFNDFLNQIKQIKKMGNVKDLMGMIPGMGKALKNVDIDDDAFKGIEAIIYSMTPAERENPKIIDGSRRRRIALGAGTEVREVNQLLKQFAETSKMMKMMSGGGGKNMMNMMNKMRRR, encoded by the coding sequence ATGTTTGAAGGATTAAATGATAGACTAGAACGTTCGTTCAAAATACTTAAAGGCCAAGGCAAAATCTCTGAGATTAATGTGGCCGAGACTATTAAAGAAATCAGAAAAGCCTTATTAGAGGCCGATGTGAGCTATAAAATCGCTAAAACTTTTACTGCTAATGTAAAGGATAAAGCCTTAGGACTCGATGTTCTAAATGCCGTATCTCCTAAGCAATTAATGGTAAAAATAGTACACGATGAGTTGGCCGAATTAATGGGCGGTACTGCAACAGAACTAAATATAGATAATAATCCTGCTGTAATTTTAATGGCCGGACTTCAAGGCTCTGGTAAAACAACACATACTGCTAAATTAGCTCATTACCTTAAAACCAAAAAAGGAAAGAAACCTTTAATGGTGGCATGTGATGTTTATCGTCCTGCTGCGATTGAGCAATTAAAAGTACTTGGTGGCGAAATTGGAGTTGATGTTTATACTGAAGAAGACAATAAAAACCCCGTAGATATTGCGCGTAACGCGGTAAAACGAGCGCACGAGAGTAGCTATAATGTGGTTCTTGTGGATACTGCTGGTCGTTTGGCTATAGATGAGCAAATGATGAAGGAAATTTCCGAAATCAAAAAAGCCATTAAACCTCACGATACTTTGTTTGTGGTAGATTCCATGACTGGTCAAGATGCTGTAAACACCGCCAAAGCCTTTAACGATCAATTAAACTTTGATGGGGTTATCCTTACCAAATTAGATGGTGATACTCGTGGTGGTGCTGCGCTAACTATCCGTTCGGTAGTTACTAAGCCCATCAAGTTTGTGGGTATTGGAGAAAAAATGGACGCTCTTGATGTATTCCATCCTAGCCGAATGGCCGATAGGATTTTAGGTATGGGTGATATTGTTTCTCTTGTAGAAAGAGCCCAAGAGCAATTTGATGAAGAAGAAGCTAAAAAACTTCAAAAGAAAATTGCTAAAAATCAATTCAATTTCAATGATTTCTTGAATCAAATCAAGCAAATTAAGAAAATGGGTAATGTAAAAGACTTGATGGGTATGATTCCAGGTATGGGAAAAGCCTTAAAGAATGTAGATATTGACGATGATGCTTTCAAAGGCATAGAAGCTATTATATATTCCATGACCCCTGCAGAAAGAGAGAATCCGAAAATCATAGATGGAAGTCGCAGAAGAAGGATTGCATTGGGAGCAGGTACAGAAGTGAGAGAAGTAAATCAACTTCTTAAACAATTTGCCGAAACCAGCAAAATGATGAAAATGATGAGCGGTGGTGGTGGCAAAAACATGATGAATATGATGAATAAAATGAGAAGAAGATAA
- a CDS encoding M23 family metallopeptidase, translating into MKFKYILLIFLSSVLFQHLNAQTKSKYPQDYFRSPVEGRIYLSGTFGELRSNHFHGGIDIKTGGVEGKNIYAAADGWVSRIKISPWGYGNAVYIDHPNGYTTVYGHLKELKGDAAKYVEQQQYKNQSFSVDLYVKAGQFPVKKGDIIALSGNTGGSGGPHLHFEIRETANQEIINPLLFGFKVKDFITPTISSIRIYPAEEQAKIEGKQNAQTFTLKGWGSDYLLKEKDTLEIAGDFYLGINTIDKQNDTQNKNGVYEIEIFVDSNLVYSHNVERLNFASTRYINTLIDFDFYKKKGRSYQRTYQSPNNKLPIYDKIVNKGVFSFNDNQYHQIKYIVKDIHDNKAILNFTVFSKTIENNESLSSGNLYYPLGENNYEDENIKVYFPSRSLYDTLSFSSSIEESDKSINGKKYHIGKVGAGLQEHIHVKLKNIEIEEDLKNNIYIGEYYKKSISAYSSSWENTNDLSYKTRDFGEYLILVDTIAPSIKVRTKLENNKTPKSLSFTITDQESGISDYNAWFNGSWILMSYDPKKSRLTCHLNNIQEKNVFKIIIKDGVGNISEKILHF; encoded by the coding sequence ATGAAATTCAAATATATCCTACTGATTTTTCTTTCTAGCGTCCTTTTTCAACATTTAAATGCTCAAACTAAGTCAAAATATCCACAAGATTATTTTCGTTCACCTGTAGAAGGTAGAATTTATCTTTCTGGAACATTTGGGGAATTACGCTCCAATCACTTTCATGGCGGAATAGACATTAAAACTGGAGGAGTAGAAGGAAAGAATATTTACGCAGCAGCTGATGGCTGGGTAAGTCGTATTAAAATTTCGCCTTGGGGTTATGGAAATGCTGTTTATATCGATCATCCAAACGGATACACCACCGTTTATGGTCACCTGAAAGAACTCAAAGGAGATGCTGCCAAATACGTTGAACAGCAACAATACAAAAACCAAAGTTTTAGTGTAGACTTATATGTAAAAGCTGGGCAATTTCCAGTTAAAAAAGGAGACATTATTGCCTTAAGTGGAAATACAGGTGGTTCTGGAGGACCTCATCTTCATTTTGAAATTCGTGAAACGGCCAATCAAGAAATCATCAACCCATTACTTTTCGGATTCAAAGTTAAAGACTTCATTACCCCTACCATAAGTTCGATAAGAATATACCCAGCAGAAGAACAGGCTAAAATCGAGGGAAAACAAAATGCTCAAACTTTCACTCTAAAAGGTTGGGGAAGTGATTATTTACTGAAAGAAAAGGATACCTTAGAAATTGCTGGAGACTTTTATCTAGGTATCAACACCATTGACAAACAAAATGATACTCAAAATAAAAATGGAGTTTATGAGATAGAAATTTTCGTGGATTCTAATCTCGTATATTCACACAATGTGGAAAGACTAAATTTTGCTAGCACCAGATATATCAACACACTCATTGATTTTGATTTCTATAAAAAGAAAGGAAGGAGTTATCAAAGAACTTATCAGAGCCCCAATAACAAACTTCCTATTTATGACAAGATTGTAAATAAGGGGGTTTTCTCTTTTAACGATAATCAATACCATCAGATAAAATACATTGTAAAAGACATACATGACAATAAAGCCATCCTCAATTTCACCGTTTTTTCAAAGACTATTGAGAATAATGAGTCATTAAGCAGTGGCAATTTATACTATCCTTTGGGTGAAAATAATTATGAGGACGAAAATATAAAGGTCTATTTCCCGAGTAGAAGTTTATATGATACTTTGAGCTTTAGCTCCTCCATTGAAGAAAGCGACAAATCGATCAATGGAAAGAAATATCATATTGGTAAAGTAGGTGCTGGTTTACAAGAGCATATTCACGTGAAGTTGAAGAATATTGAAATCGAAGAGGACCTAAAAAATAATATTTATATTGGTGAATATTATAAAAAAAGTATCAGCGCTTATTCTTCTTCATGGGAAAACACTAATGACTTGAGTTATAAAACCAGAGATTTTGGCGAATACCTCATTTTAGTTGACACCATTGCGCCCTCTATAAAAGTGAGAACAAAATTAGAAAATAACAAAACACCCAAAAGCCTTTCTTTTACTATTACAGATCAAGAAAGTGGAATTTCTGATTATAATGCTTGGTTCAACGGTTCCTGGATTTTGATGAGTTATGATCCAAAGAAGTCTCGTTTGACTTGCCATCTGAATAATATTCAAGAAAAAAATGTCTTCAAAATCATTATCAAGGATGGCGTAGGTAATATTTCTGAAAAAATACTTCATTTTTAG
- the folD gene encoding bifunctional methylenetetrahydrofolate dehydrogenase/methenyltetrahydrofolate cyclohydrolase FolD, translated as MSKLIDGKVTSKKIKDKIAAQVAKMIDNDEKAPHLAAVLVGADPASEFYVKSKEKACRSVGITSSLYKYSEKTTEAELIEIIDFLNNDPDVDGFIVQLPLPDHIDVDRVINKIDPSKDVDGFHPINIGKMVTGAPTYLPATPYGIMMMIEEYKIETSGKNVVVLGRSNIVGTPISIMLSRKSNPGDATVTLCHSRTKNLKEITAQADIIIAAIGQPEFLTEDMVKKDAVIIDVGIHRKNDNSEKGYKIVGDVKFDEVSKKASLITPVPGGVGLMTIAALLENTLKASKKEVYR; from the coding sequence ATGAGCAAGTTAATCGACGGAAAAGTCACCTCTAAGAAAATTAAAGATAAAATAGCTGCTCAGGTAGCTAAAATGATTGATAACGATGAGAAAGCTCCTCATTTAGCAGCCGTTTTAGTGGGTGCAGATCCAGCAAGCGAGTTTTATGTAAAAAGTAAGGAAAAAGCTTGTCGTTCGGTTGGTATCACTTCTTCACTTTATAAATATTCTGAGAAAACTACTGAAGCTGAGCTGATCGAAATCATCGACTTTTTGAATAATGATCCTGATGTGGATGGATTTATTGTTCAACTTCCGCTTCCAGATCATATTGACGTGGATAGAGTCATCAACAAAATAGATCCCTCAAAAGATGTAGATGGTTTTCATCCTATCAATATTGGCAAAATGGTGACTGGTGCACCAACTTATCTACCTGCTACTCCCTATGGTATCATGATGATGATTGAAGAATATAAAATCGAAACATCTGGTAAAAATGTAGTTGTTTTAGGTAGATCTAATATCGTAGGAACTCCTATTTCTATCATGTTAAGTAGAAAAAGTAATCCTGGCGATGCCACTGTTACCCTATGCCATAGCAGAACCAAAAACCTGAAAGAAATAACTGCCCAAGCGGATATCATTATTGCCGCTATTGGCCAACCAGAATTCTTAACAGAGGATATGGTAAAAAAAGATGCCGTAATTATTGATGTTGGGATTCACAGAAAAAATGACAATTCAGAAAAAGGATATAAAATAGTGGGGGATGTGAAATTTGATGAGGTGAGCAAAAAAGCAAGCCTAATTACTCCTGTTCCTGGTGGTGTTGGTCTCATGACCATTGCTGCACTTTTAGAAAACACTCTTAAAGCTTCTAAGAAAGAAGTTTACAGATAG
- a CDS encoding cytochrome c: MKTKTITINILAVLVLMMPFSLMAQSDWKVSDAKRKDSNPIAYSDKSVKAGKVVFLANCKSCHGDVGKNNGLPLIPKPTDFGEQAFHDANTEGSIFHKITDGRATMPAYGAILSEQQRGDVVNYIRSFDANFKPTASAQVVETPKSNDTEVGAPYFLEVKVDEANSEVSAILMGTFNGAKAPVVDAEIFIGIKRYFNNLPIMEAGAITNEEGVIKAIYPADLPSGEKGIGELVVYVVDQEKFGELNQSAELKLIATHPSHFSETRALWANRGNFPIWLLVTYLSMVLIAWGVMGKVVMNLFKIKKIGN, translated from the coding sequence ATGAAGACAAAAACGATAACAATAAATATTTTGGCTGTTTTAGTCCTAATGATGCCATTTAGCCTAATGGCTCAAAGCGATTGGAAAGTAAGCGATGCCAAGCGAAAAGACAGCAATCCAATTGCTTATTCTGACAAAAGCGTTAAAGCTGGGAAAGTAGTATTTTTAGCTAATTGTAAATCTTGCCACGGCGATGTGGGTAAAAACAATGGTTTGCCATTGATTCCTAAACCTACTGATTTTGGTGAACAAGCTTTCCATGATGCCAATACTGAAGGTAGCATTTTCCATAAAATAACTGATGGTCGTGCTACAATGCCAGCCTATGGTGCTATTCTTTCTGAGCAACAAAGAGGTGATGTGGTCAATTATATCCGCTCTTTTGATGCTAACTTTAAGCCTACAGCAAGTGCTCAAGTAGTTGAAACTCCAAAATCTAATGATACAGAAGTAGGTGCTCCATATTTCCTTGAAGTAAAAGTAGACGAGGCCAATAGCGAAGTAAGCGCCATTTTAATGGGTACCTTCAATGGCGCAAAAGCTCCAGTCGTCGATGCTGAAATCTTCATAGGAATCAAGCGTTATTTCAATAATCTTCCGATTATGGAAGCTGGTGCTATAACCAATGAGGAGGGTGTTATTAAAGCTATTTATCCTGCCGATTTACCAAGTGGTGAAAAAGGTATAGGAGAACTAGTAGTCTATGTAGTAGACCAAGAAAAATTTGGTGAATTAAATCAATCTGCTGAATTAAAACTTATTGCTACTCATCCAAGTCACTTTAGTGAAACTCGTGCCCTATGGGCCAATCGAGGAAATTTCCCAATTTGGTTATTGGTCACCTATCTTTCTATGGTTTTAATTGCATGGGGAGTAATGGGAAAAGTAGTTATGAATCTATTTAAAATAAAGAAAATCGGAAACTAA
- a CDS encoding T9SS type A sorting domain-containing protein, with translation MKNLLLIIAFIFPISYSWAQLGCTDPNANNYNSMAQENDGSCLYDPVLMEPEIIIEELASEVSETSGLIWFRNAPWTHNDSGGEPAIYRLDESTGEVTQKILLRGAINFDYEDITQDENFIYIGDFGNNYGTRDDLTIYKILKSEIPEEGNTEVNTEKITFAYQDQINFNKQNRSNNYDCESVASMGNFLYIFTKNWVNQQTSCYKIPKQAGHYLLEIHDQFNVRGLLTGADYFEEENILALVGYENFVPFVWVIWDFKNDEFFGGNKKRVDFAHIQGAQTESICFKDKDHLLMTCEDSFIPPRLYQLDLIQIINASRINSPLFKPFEIILKPNPSEGKVIVSIKGLKKPNFDVEIYNLSWQKVSQFSFVENQFQKGVSVKINTSELGQGIFFVRVKEGKNIGFQKLMITE, from the coding sequence ATGAAGAATCTTCTTTTGATTATTGCGTTTATCTTCCCAATAAGTTATTCTTGGGCTCAATTAGGTTGTACGGATCCCAATGCCAATAATTATAACTCCATGGCGCAAGAAAATGATGGATCGTGTTTATATGATCCTGTGCTCATGGAGCCAGAAATAATCATCGAAGAATTGGCTTCGGAAGTATCAGAAACCAGCGGATTAATTTGGTTCAGAAATGCTCCCTGGACCCATAATGACTCTGGAGGAGAACCTGCTATTTATCGTTTAGATGAATCTACGGGTGAAGTCACGCAAAAAATATTGCTCAGAGGAGCTATTAATTTCGATTATGAAGATATCACTCAGGATGAAAATTTTATTTATATTGGTGATTTTGGAAATAACTATGGCACCAGAGACGATCTTACCATCTATAAAATTTTAAAATCAGAAATCCCTGAGGAGGGTAATACTGAAGTTAATACTGAAAAAATTACATTTGCCTATCAAGATCAGATCAACTTTAATAAGCAAAACAGAAGCAATAATTACGATTGTGAATCAGTAGCCTCAATGGGTAACTTTCTCTATATTTTTACAAAAAACTGGGTAAACCAACAAACCAGTTGCTATAAAATCCCTAAACAAGCTGGTCACTATTTACTAGAAATCCACGACCAGTTTAATGTGAGAGGATTATTAACAGGTGCCGACTATTTTGAAGAGGAAAATATTTTGGCCCTCGTAGGTTATGAGAATTTCGTTCCTTTTGTTTGGGTGATTTGGGACTTTAAGAATGATGAGTTTTTTGGTGGAAACAAGAAACGAGTGGACTTTGCTCATATACAAGGAGCTCAAACAGAATCTATTTGCTTTAAAGATAAAGACCATTTATTAATGACTTGTGAGGATTCATTTATTCCTCCACGACTTTATCAACTCGACTTAATACAAATCATAAACGCATCTCGTATAAACTCACCATTATTTAAACCCTTTGAAATCATCCTAAAGCCCAATCCTTCAGAAGGAAAAGTTATAGTCAGTATCAAAGGATTAAAGAAACCTAATTTCGATGTGGAAATCTATAATTTAAGCTGGCAGAAAGTAAGCCAATTTAGTTTCGTAGAAAACCAATTTCAAAAAGGAGTCAGTGTTAAAATTAATACTTCTGAGTTGGGACAAGGGATTTTCTTTGTCCGAGTGAAAGAAGGAAAAAACATTGGTTTCCAAAAACTAATGATTACAGAATAA